One window of the Puntigrus tetrazona isolate hp1 chromosome 13, ASM1883169v1, whole genome shotgun sequence genome contains the following:
- the fndc5a gene encoding fibronectin type III domain-containing protein 5 isoform X1, translating to MRRVFMSTSLLILSCFGASWVLADSLAAPVNVSIRDLKGSSAVVTWDIPDGEPVIGFAITQQKKDVRMLRFIQEVNTTTRSCALWDLEADTDYIVHVQSISVSGPSPLSEPLQFKTPKEAETQASKSKDEVTMEEVGQNAQLRAGEIIIIVVVLIMWAGVIALFCRQYDIIKDNEPNNNKDKAKNSSECSTPEHPSGGLLRSKFSENNNNNRTPSVNIINA from the exons ATGAGGAGGGTTTTCATGTCCACATCGCTGCTCATATTGAGCTGTTTCGGAGCGTCGTGGGTCTTGGCTG ACAGTTTGGCTGCTCCGGTGAACGTGTCCATCAGAGATCTAAAGGGCAGCTCTGCTGTGGTGACATGGGACATCCCAGACGGGGAGCCAGTCATCGGCTTTGCCATCACGCAACAG AAAAAAGACGTTCGCATGCTGCGCTTCATCCAGGAAGTGAACACTACCACACGGAGCTGTGCATTGTGGGATCTGGAGGCAGATACGGACTACATAGTGCATGTCCAGTCCATCAGCGTAAGCGGGCCGAGTCCCCTCAGCGAACCTCTGCAGTTCAAAACCCCCAAAGAAGCCGAAACGCAGGCCTCTAAGAGCAAAG ACGAAGTGACCATGGAAGAAGTGGGTCAGAACGCTCAGCTCCGGGCCGGGGAGATCATCATCATCGTGGTGGTTCTGATCATGTGGGCCG GTGTGATCGCTCTCTTCTGCCGTCAGTACGACATCATCAAAGACAACGAGCCCAACAATAACAAGGACAAAGCCAAGAACTCGTCCGAGTGCAGCACCCCGGAGCATCCGTCGGGAGGTCTGCTGCGCAGTAAG TTCTCagagaacaacaacaataaccGAACACCATCTGTGAACATTATCAATGCGTGA
- the fndc5a gene encoding fibronectin type III domain-containing protein 5 isoform X2, with the protein MRRVFMSTSLLILSCFGASWVLADSLAAPVNVSIRDLKGSSAVVTWDIPDGEPVIGFAITQQKKDVRMLRFIQEVNTTTRSCALWDLEADTDYIVHVQSISVSGPSPLSEPLQFKTPKEAETQASKSKDEVTMEEVGQNAQLRAGEIIIIVVVLIMWAGVIALFCRQYDIIKDNEPNNNKDKAKNSSECSTPEHPSGGLLRSKV; encoded by the exons ATGAGGAGGGTTTTCATGTCCACATCGCTGCTCATATTGAGCTGTTTCGGAGCGTCGTGGGTCTTGGCTG ACAGTTTGGCTGCTCCGGTGAACGTGTCCATCAGAGATCTAAAGGGCAGCTCTGCTGTGGTGACATGGGACATCCCAGACGGGGAGCCAGTCATCGGCTTTGCCATCACGCAACAG AAAAAAGACGTTCGCATGCTGCGCTTCATCCAGGAAGTGAACACTACCACACGGAGCTGTGCATTGTGGGATCTGGAGGCAGATACGGACTACATAGTGCATGTCCAGTCCATCAGCGTAAGCGGGCCGAGTCCCCTCAGCGAACCTCTGCAGTTCAAAACCCCCAAAGAAGCCGAAACGCAGGCCTCTAAGAGCAAAG ACGAAGTGACCATGGAAGAAGTGGGTCAGAACGCTCAGCTCCGGGCCGGGGAGATCATCATCATCGTGGTGGTTCTGATCATGTGGGCCG GTGTGATCGCTCTCTTCTGCCGTCAGTACGACATCATCAAAGACAACGAGCCCAACAATAACAAGGACAAAGCCAAGAACTCGTCCGAGTGCAGCACCCCGGAGCATCCGTCGGGAGGTCTGCTGCGCAGTAAGGTATAA